A DNA window from Xiphias gladius isolate SHS-SW01 ecotype Sanya breed wild chromosome 3, ASM1685928v1, whole genome shotgun sequence contains the following coding sequences:
- the mmd2a gene encoding monocyte to macrophage differentiation factor 2a isoform X1 — protein sequence MDLKKTKFGRFMNCRVPASKRYQPTEYEHAANCATHGLWILPSLVGGSVLHFLSVDQWHRVAAWLYGSGLTGLFITSTLFHTAAWKISHLRKVEQRFHMCDRMAIYFFIAASYSPWLMLRELGPWSCHMRWLIWVMACIGSMYVFFFHERYKLVELLGYVAMGAVPALVILSMVERAGVCELAVGGVFYVVGVVFFKSDGVIPFAHAIWHLFVAAGAGIHYYAIWSYLYLPGPLLHTAR from the exons GTTCATGAATTGCAGAGTGCCAGCCAGTAAGCGATACCAGCCCACTGAATATGAACATGCTGCAAACTGTGCCACACATGGG TTGTGGATCCTTCCTAGTCTGGTGGGCGGGTCGGTTCTCCACTTCTTGTCTGTGGACCAATGGCATCGTGTTGCTGCCTGGCTCTATGGGAGCGGTCTCACTGGCCTGTTCATCACCTCAACACTCTTCCACACCGCTGCCTGGAAAATCAGCCATCTCcg GAAGGTGGAGCAGCGATTCCACATGTGTGACAGAATGGCCATCTACTTCTTCATCGCTGCCTCCTACTCTCCCTG GTTGATGCTGAGGGAGCTAGGGCCCTGGTCATGCCACATGCGCTGGCTGATCTGGGTCATGGCTTGTATAGGATCCATGTATGTCTTCTTTTTCCATGAGAG GTACAAGCTGGTAGAGTTATTGGGATATGTGGCCATGGGGGCTGTTCCTGCTTTGGTCATCCTGTCCATG GTGGAGcgtgcaggtgtgtgtgaacTAGCAGTAGGAGGTGTCTTCTATGTGGTGGGGGTGGTCTTCTTTAAGAGCGATGGCGTCATCCCTTTTGCCCACGCCATCTGGCATCTTTTTGTTGCAGCTGGAGCAGGCATTCATTATTACGCCATCTGGAGTTACCTGTACTTACCTGGGCCGCTGCTGCACACAGCGAGGTGA
- the mmd2a gene encoding monocyte to macrophage differentiation factor 2a isoform X3, with translation MASCCCLALWERSHWPVHHLNTLPHRCLENQPSPVCVKVEQRFHMCDRMAIYFFIAASYSPWLMLRELGPWSCHMRWLIWVMACIGSMYVFFFHERYKLVELLGYVAMGAVPALVILSMVERAGVCELAVGGVFYVVGVVFFKSDGVIPFAHAIWHLFVAAGAGIHYYAIWSYLYLPGPLLHTAR, from the exons ATGGCATCGTGTTGCTGCCTGGCTCTATGGGAGCGGTCTCACTGGCCTGTTCATCACCTCAACACTCTTCCACACCGCTGCCTGGAAAATCAGCCATCTCcggtttgtgt GAAGGTGGAGCAGCGATTCCACATGTGTGACAGAATGGCCATCTACTTCTTCATCGCTGCCTCCTACTCTCCCTG GTTGATGCTGAGGGAGCTAGGGCCCTGGTCATGCCACATGCGCTGGCTGATCTGGGTCATGGCTTGTATAGGATCCATGTATGTCTTCTTTTTCCATGAGAG GTACAAGCTGGTAGAGTTATTGGGATATGTGGCCATGGGGGCTGTTCCTGCTTTGGTCATCCTGTCCATG GTGGAGcgtgcaggtgtgtgtgaacTAGCAGTAGGAGGTGTCTTCTATGTGGTGGGGGTGGTCTTCTTTAAGAGCGATGGCGTCATCCCTTTTGCCCACGCCATCTGGCATCTTTTTGTTGCAGCTGGAGCAGGCATTCATTATTACGCCATCTGGAGTTACCTGTACTTACCTGGGCCGCTGCTGCACACAGCGAGGTGA
- the mmd2a gene encoding monocyte to macrophage differentiation factor 2a isoform X2, which yields MDLKKTKFGRFMNCRVPASKRYQPTEYEHAANCATHGLWILPSLVGGSVLHFLSVDQWHRVAAWLYGSGLTGLFITSTLFHTAAWKISHLRKVEQRFHMCDRMAIYFFIAASYSPWLMLRELGPWSCHMRWLIWVMACIGSMYVFFFHERYKLVELLGYVAMGAVPALVILSMVERAAGAGIHYYAIWSYLYLPGPLLHTAR from the exons GTTCATGAATTGCAGAGTGCCAGCCAGTAAGCGATACCAGCCCACTGAATATGAACATGCTGCAAACTGTGCCACACATGGG TTGTGGATCCTTCCTAGTCTGGTGGGCGGGTCGGTTCTCCACTTCTTGTCTGTGGACCAATGGCATCGTGTTGCTGCCTGGCTCTATGGGAGCGGTCTCACTGGCCTGTTCATCACCTCAACACTCTTCCACACCGCTGCCTGGAAAATCAGCCATCTCcg GAAGGTGGAGCAGCGATTCCACATGTGTGACAGAATGGCCATCTACTTCTTCATCGCTGCCTCCTACTCTCCCTG GTTGATGCTGAGGGAGCTAGGGCCCTGGTCATGCCACATGCGCTGGCTGATCTGGGTCATGGCTTGTATAGGATCCATGTATGTCTTCTTTTTCCATGAGAG GTACAAGCTGGTAGAGTTATTGGGATATGTGGCCATGGGGGCTGTTCCTGCTTTGGTCATCCTGTCCATG GTGGAGcgtgcag CTGGAGCAGGCATTCATTATTACGCCATCTGGAGTTACCTGTACTTACCTGGGCCGCTGCTGCACACAGCGAGGTGA